The region ACTGCTCATCGCCTGCGCCAACGTGGCCAATCTGTTGCTGGCCCGCTCGCGCAAACGCCTCCCCGAAGTGGCTTTGCGCAGTGCCCTGGGCGCGCGCCGTTCCAAGGTGCTGGGCCAATTCCTGAGCGAAGGACTGCTGCTGGCTCTGGTCGGCGGCGGAGCCGGGATAGCGCTGGCCTACTTGCTGACGGGCTGGCTCTTGGAGATGTCTCCCGTCCAGTCCCGGGCCGCCACCGAGGTCTTTCAGAGCAGTCCCTTCGATTGGAGGGTGACGGCCGCAGCCTTGGCTCTGACGGCCCTGACCGGACTGGCCGCCGGACTTCTGCCCGCCCGACGGGCCCTGGGACGCGCCAACGTGTCCGATCTGCTGCAGCGCCGCGGCAAGGCCGGCGCCGGGCAGGGAAGCGACCGCATGCTGAGCGGACTTCTGGTGGTCCAGATCGCCTTCGCCGTGCTCCTGCTCTCCGGAGCGGGACTGATGGTCCGTTCCTTCCAAGCCCTTTCCAGTGTCGACTTCGGCTTTCAGCTCGACAACCGCCTCTCCCTTGAGTTGTCGCTGCCGGAGGCCCGCTATCCCGACTTCGACAGCCGCAAGGCTTTCCTACGCCAGCTTTTGCAGAAGGCCGAGTCGCTGCCGGGCGTGCTCTCCGCCGACATCACCAACAACATCCCGCTCGACGACGGCACCTGGGACGCGGGTTTCCGTGTGGAAGGGGCCCCGGAGCCCGATCCCTCCCAGATTCCCATCACGGCCCATCGGCTGGTCAGCCCGGGCTACCTGCAAACCATCGGGGTGAAACTGCTGGAAGGCCGCCTCCTGCGCGAGGGCGACCGCGAGGAGTCGCGTCCGGTGGTGGTCGTGAGCCGGGAGTTCGCCCGCCGCGCTTGGCCCGGCCAGGAGTCGGTGCTGGGCCGCCGTGTCCGCATCTTCTCGCCCGATGAGGAGAATCCCTGGATGACCGTGGTGGGCGTGGTTGAGGACGTCAAAGAAGATCGGCCCAATTTCCGCATCGACCGCCCGGTCTGGTACATTCCCTACTGGCAGCGCGAGAATCAGTCCAATATCGATCTGGTGGTGCACAGCCGTCTGGCTCCTCAAGCCCTGGGAGGCACCTTGCGCCAGGCAGTGTGGGAAATCGATCCCGACCAGCCCGTCTCCAAGGTCATCACTTTTGAAGAGAACATCGAGAGCTTCCTGGGTCCCGAACGCTTCAGCGCCCTGCTGATGGGGTTTTTCGCGCTGGGAGGCCTGGCCCTGGCCGCCATCGGACTCTACGGCGTGCTCAGCTATTCGGTGGGCCAACGCCGTCAGGAGATCGGGGTGCGCCTGGCATTGGGAGCCAGCCCGGTGGCCATCGTGAGACAGTTTCTGCGCGAAGGCATGACCACCACCCTGCTGGGCCTGCTCTTGGGACTGGCGTCCTCGACCGTCCTGGCAGGCGCCTTGGCCGGCACCGTCTACGGCGTGGAGCTGTGGGATCTCACCTCGACGGGCTTGGTCATCGGCGTCCTGCTGGCTTGCGCCGCTCTGGCCGCTTGGCTGCCCGCCCGCCGAGCCTCACGTCTCGACCCCACCCTGGCCCTGCGGGCCGAGTAGCCTGATGCGCATCCCAGCGGCCATCTGCTGCTGCCCGATGCCTCCACCATCCGTTGCCGCCCCGGCTATCGCGGCGTCAGCACGGCCCCGATGTAATCGCTGGCGTCTCCTTTTTCGAAGATGATGGTGCCCCGCAGCGACCCGTCCTTCTTGAGGACGTCGTCTTGCGGCCC is a window of Acidobacteriota bacterium DNA encoding:
- a CDS encoding ABC transporter permease, translated to MTNLKQSLRSFLRNPTWTAAALLCLTLGIGASTSVFSVINNLLLRPLPVRDIDSVAYILSLREGFDPYGASLLEYEAYLGSSDTVEQLGLGQQRGFNLTGDGDPQRLSGAAVSHGYLEVLGIEPARGRLITAADDQPGAEAVALIGYSLWQSRFGGDEGVLGRSLRINDRPHEVIGVLPQGFDLPSRTEMWTPLAIQPSSMTPEEKSGHAYYLVGRLRPSVTMEQVRSELRSITERLHQDRPRLTRGWFGHAIPLRQQITGDLEGYLRPALWAVAAACLFVLLIACANVANLLLARSRKRLPEVALRSALGARRSKVLGQFLSEGLLLALVGGGAGIALAYLLTGWLLEMSPVQSRAATEVFQSSPFDWRVTAAALALTALTGLAAGLLPARRALGRANVSDLLQRRGKAGAGQGSDRMLSGLLVVQIAFAVLLLSGAGLMVRSFQALSSVDFGFQLDNRLSLELSLPEARYPDFDSRKAFLRQLLQKAESLPGVLSADITNNIPLDDGTWDAGFRVEGAPEPDPSQIPITAHRLVSPGYLQTIGVKLLEGRLLREGDREESRPVVVVSREFARRAWPGQESVLGRRVRIFSPDEENPWMTVVGVVEDVKEDRPNFRIDRPVWYIPYWQRENQSNIDLVVHSRLAPQALGGTLRQAVWEIDPDQPVSKVITFEENIESFLGPERFSALLMGFFALGGLALAAIGLYGVLSYSVGQRRQEIGVRLALGASPVAIVRQFLREGMTTTLLGLLLGLASSTVLAGALAGTVYGVELWDLTSTGLVIGVLLACAALAAWLPARRASRLDPTLALRAE